CACCGCCGTGAACCGGCACGACCCGGCACCGGTGAAGCAACAGGGCCACGACCTCGACGGCCCGCTGAGCAAGACGCAGGACGCGCAGCGCCAAGAGGCCCTGAACCAGCTCATATCGGGCAAGGTCAAGGCCGAGGACCGCAACGGTTCGAAGGTCGTCCAGCTCAAGAGCAGGAAGGGCGACAGCAAGTACGTCGAGCTGAGCCGGGAGAAGACCGACAGGATCTTCACCATCCTGGTCGAGTTCGGCAGCCAGACGGACCCCGAGTTCGGCGGCACCGCCGGCCCGGCGCACAACCAGATCGCCCAGCCGGACCGCGAGCAGGACAACAGCACGGCCTGGCAGGAGGACTACGACCAGCAGCACTACCAGGACCTCTACTTCGGCACCGGCAAGGACACCGAGTCGCTGAAGAAGTATTACGAGAAGCAGTCCTCGGGCCGCTACTCGGTCGACGGCGAGGTCACGGACTGGGTCAAGGTCCCCTACAACGAGGCCCGTTACGGCAACAACGCGTGCGGATCCACCAACTGCCCGAGCGTGTGGAACGTCGTCAGCGACGGTCTGAACGCCTGGGTCGCCGAGCAGAAGGCGGCCGGCAAGTCCGACGCCGACATCAAGGCGGACCTGGCCCAGTACGACCAGTGGGACCGCTACGACTTCGACGGCGACGGCGACTTCAACGAGCCCGACGGCTACGTCGACCACTTCCAGATCGTGCACGCCGGTGAGGACGAGTCCGCGGGCGGCGGCGGCCAGGGCACCGACGCCATCTGGGCGCACCGCTGGTACGCCTTCGGCACCGACGCCGGCGCCACCGGTCCCGACCGCAACAAGCTCGGCGGGGCGCAGGTCGGCGACACCGGTGTCTGGGTCGGCGACTACACCATCCAGCCGGAGAACGGCGGCCTCGGCGTCTTCGCCCACGAGTACGGCCACGACCTCGGCCTGCCGGACGAGTACGACACCAACGGCGGCGACAACTCCACCGGTTTCTGGACGCTGATGTCCTCCGGTTCCTGGCTGGGCACCGGCAAGGAGGCCATCGGCGACCTGCCCGGCGACCTGAACGCCTGGGACAAGCTGCAGCTGGGCTGGCTGAACTACGACACCGCCAAGGCGGGCGTCTCCTCCTGGCACAAGCTGGGCGTGGCCGAGTACAACACCAAGCACCGCCAGGCGGTCGTGGTCTCGCTGCCGGACAAGGCGGTCAAGACCGAGATCGTCACCCCGGCCGAGGGTTCGGCCCAGTGGTGGAGCGGCAGCGGTGACAACCTCAAGAACACGCTGACCCGTCCCGTCGACCTGACCGGCACGTCCTCGGCCGCGCTGAGCCTGGACGGCTGGTACGACATCGAGTCGGGCTACGACTACCTCTACACCGAGGTGTCCACCGACGGCGGTGCCAACTGGACCGCGCTGGACGGCACGGTGGACGGCCAGGCCATCCCGCGCGACGGCAGCGGCAAGCCGGCCCTGACCGGCACGGTCGACGGCTACACGAAGCTGTCGTACTCCCTGGACGCCTACGCGGGCCAGAAGGTCCAGCTGCGCTTCCGCTACCAGACCGACGGCGGCGTGGCGCTCAAGGGTTTCGCGGCCGACGAAATCACGGTGACGGCGGACGGCGCGCCGGTGTTCTCCGACAATGCCGAGGCGGCCGACGCCGCCTGGACCGCCGCCGGCTTCTCGCGCATCGGCGCGTCCTTCACCAAGGACTACGCGCAGTACTACCTCGCCGAGAACCGTCAGTACGTCTCGTACGACAAGACCCTGAAGACGGGTCCGTACAACTTCGGCTTCGCCAGCCGTCCGGACTGGGTCGAGCACTACGCGTACCAGAACGGCCTGTTGATCTGGAAGTGGGACACCTCCCAGGCGGACAACAACACCAATGCCGGTGACCACCCCGGCACCGGTCAGATCCTTCCGGTCGACGCGCATTGGAAGGCGCTGAAGTGGTCCGACGGCACGCTGATGCGCAACCGCATGCAGGCCTTCGACTCGACGTTCAGCCTGGATGCCACGGACGCGATCACGCTGCACAAGGCCGACAAGGCGACCCAGATCGGTTCGCAGAAGGGGGTGCCGGTCTTCAACGACCACACCAGCACCTACTACGACCCGCAGAACCCGACCGGCGGTGTGAAGGTCATTGACACCAACACCAAGATCAGGATCACGGATCAGGCCAAGGACGGCTCCATCCTGGAGCTGGAGGTCGGCCCCGCGGTGAAGTAGCGGACATCTCCGCAGGTCAGAAGCGTATCGGCGGCGGCCCCTTGGCGGGTCGCCGCCGATCGTGTTTAGGTGCGTCCTGTGAACCGCTTATTGACACCGACCGGAACGGGGACGTGACCGCATGGCCGCAGGAGGCTTCTGCAAGCTGCCGAACGGCACCGTCGTGGTGGCGCTCAACCTGCCCAGTCCCGCCGCCGACGGCCCCGCCGGGGTGCGTGTGCTGGTGCACGCCCGGAACCGGGCCCGGGCCCTCACCCGCCTGCGCAACCTGGGCCTGCGTGCGGTCTACCTGCGGGGCAACGCGGCCCCCCCGAGCCCGGACGAGATCACGGCCGTGCTGCACCACCCGGACGGCCTGATATGGCGCACCGCACCCGATGGCGAAGCCGCCGTCTTCGAGCTGTGGCGCCCGATCCGGGCACTGCTCCGCCAGTCGGCGGTGGTGCGGTAGGCCCGCCGGAGCCCGTGGGTCGGCGCTAGTCGCCGACCACCGGCTCGCCCGTGAGCCCCACCCCGGCCCCGCGCAGCTCCTCCAGGGCGCGTTCCGTGGTCCGCGGGGCGACCCCCGCGGTCAGGTCCAGCAGGACCCGCGTGCGGAACCCCTCCCGGGCGGCGTCCAGCGCGGTGGCGCGCACGCAGTGGTCCGTGGCGATGCCCACCACGTCGACCTCGTCCATCCGGCGGGCCCGCAGCCAGTCGGCCAGCCGGACCCCGTTCTCGTCCGTGCCCTCGAAGCCGCTGTACGCCGCCGCGTAGGCGCCCTTGTCGAACACCGCGTCCACCGCGCCGGAGGCGACGGCCGGGGCGAAGTTCGGGTGGAAGCCCACGCCCTCCGTGCCCGCGACGCAGTGCGCGGGCCAGGTGCGGACGTAGTCGGGGTCGTCGGCGAAGTGGTCGCCGGGCGCGACGTGGTGGTCGCGGGTGGCCACCACGTGGCGGTAGCCGGTGCCCGCCGCCTGGCCGATCAGCTCGGTGATCGCGGCGGCCACGTCCGCACCGCCGGACACCGCGAGGCTGCCCCCCTCGCAGAAGTCGTTCTGCACGTCTACGACGATCAAGGCGCGGCGCATGGTGGGTGTCCTTCGACGGTGGGGTGGGCGACTGGTCCGGGGAGGTTCGCGGGCGGCGGGGTCGTTCGACGGGACGGACGACCGGTCCCGTCCTAGTTACCCGAGCCCTCGTGGACGTACTCCGTCGGAAGGACGGGTTCCCCCCGGGAGAGCTGCGTCGCGGACAGGGGCAGGCCGCCGCGCGCCGCCATGTGCCGCTCGCGGGCCACGTCCAGCGGTTCCCGGAAGACCACCTCGCCGCCCTTGACCAGTTCCACCAGCAGCTGCCGGTCGGCCAGCGCGGTCGGCACCGCTCCGGTGCCCACCACCTCGGCCTCGGCCACGCCGTCCCCGTCCAGCCGCCGCGCGGCCCACTTGCGCCCGCCGACGGAGGTCTTGCCCCCGCTGGACTTCTTCGCGACCGGCACCAGCGGCGCCCCCGGGTCGGCGGTCTCGGCGCGGGCGACCAGCTTGTAGACCATGGACGCGGTCGGGTGCCCCGAGCCGGTCACCAGCTGGGTGCCGACGCCGTACGCGTCCACGGGCGCCGCCGCCAGCGAGGCGATGGCGTACTCGTCCAGGTCGGACGTCACGACGATCTTCGTGTCCGTCGCGCCCAGCTCGTCCAGCTGCTGCCGCACCCGGTGCGCGACCAGCAGCAGGTCCCCGGAGTCGATGCGCACCGCGCCCAGCTCGGGCCCGGCCACCTCCACCGCCGTGCGGACGGCCTCGGTGACGTCGTACGTGTCCACCAGGAGGGTCGTGCCCCGGCCCAGCGAGTCCACCTGCGCCCGGAAGGCGTCGCGCTCCCGGTCGTGCAGGAGGGTGAAGGCGTGGGCGGAGGTGCCGACCGTCGGGATGCCGTAGCGGAAGCCCGCCGCCAGGTCGGAGGTGGTCGCGAAGCCGCCGACGTAGGCGGCCCGCGCGGCGGCCACGGCGGCCAGCTCGTGGGTACGGCGGGCGCCCATCTCGATCAGCGGTCGGCCGCCGGCGGCCGCGGCCATCCGGGAGGCGGCGGCGGCGATCGCCGAGTCGTGGTTGAGGATGGAGAGGATCACGGTCTCCAGCAGCACGCACTCGGCGAAGGAGCCCTCCACCCGCATGACCGGCGAACCGGGGAAGTACACCTCGCCCTCGGGGTAGCCCCAGATGTCACCGCCGAAGCGGTAGCCGGCCAGCCACGCCAGGGTCTCCTCGTCGACGATCGCCCGCTCCCGCAGGAAGCCGAGGACACCGTCGTCGAAGCGGAAGTTCACCACCGCGTCCAGGACGCGCCCGGTGCCCGCCACCACGCCGTAGCGGCGCCCCTCGGGCAGCCGCCGGGTGAAGACCTCGAACACGCTGCGCCGCTCGGCCGTACCGGCCTTCAGCGCGGCCTGCAGCATGGTCAACTCGTACTGGTCCGTGAAGAGCGCCGTCGAGGGGACGTCCACCGGCAGCCCAAGGTCCGCTGTGTTCATGGCAGGGAATGGTACCCCCATTTCGTCAGTGTGACGATTTATGGCGGTCGTGGCAGCATGGGCCCTGTGACGTCACCCGCGCCCGTAGAGACCGAACGCACCGAGTCGGCGGAGGAGGTCTTCGCCGTACCCGAGCCCGACGTCCCCTGGGTCACGATCGTCCACAACGACCCGGTCAACCTCATGAGCTACGTGACGTACGTCTTCCAGACGTACTTCGGTTACTCCAAGGACAAGGCCACCAAGCTCATGCTCGACGTCCACCACAAGGGCCGGGCGGTCGTCTCCAGCGGCAGTCGCGAGGAGATGGAACGCGACGTGCAGGCGATGCACGGCTACGGTCTGTGGGCCACCCTCCAGCAGGACCGGAAGTAGCGACCTCCTCCATGCCCGGAACCTTCGAACCGCTCCCCGGCGGCGGCGCGGCCGTCGCGCTCGACGCCGTCGAGATCTCCATCGTCCGGTCGCTGGCCGTCCAGCTCCTGGAGATGATCGGCCCCGGCCCCGCCGGGGACGCCTCGGACGACCCGCTCGCCGAACTGTTCGCCGACGGCCCGAGCGAACCCCCCGCCGACCCGGTCCTGCGCCGGCTCTTCCCGGACGCCTACGGCGACCCGGAGGAGGCGCCCGCCTCCCCGGAGGAGGCCGAGCGGCGGCGGGCCCGCTCCGCCGAGTTCCGCCGCTACACCGAGAACGACCTGCGGGCCGGCAAGCGGGACAACGCCCTCGCGGTGATCCGCGACCTGGACGTGCTGGCCGCCTCGGCGGCCGGGGGCGGCGGGGCGGTGCTCAGGCTGTCCCCGGAGCAGTCCCGGCAGTGGCTCGGCGTGCTGAACGACCTGCGCCTGGCGATCGGCGCCCGGCTGGAAATCACCGACGAGGACGACACCGACCTGCTCTACGGCCTGCCGGACGAGGACCCGCGCAAGCCGATAGTGGTGGCCTACCTGTGGCTGGGCGGCCTCCAGGAGACGCTGGTGACGACCCTTATGCCGTGATCCGTCCCGATCGGTGTTCGCTCAGAGGACGCTCAAATCCGAATAACGATCCCATCACCACCGTGGTCGGATTTGCCGCGTTCGAGTGCCCTTTGTCTTTTTTGGCTGTGCGATGAGCCACATCGCGCCACGGTGATCAGTGCTGCGGCCGTGATAAATCTTCACGACCGCCCGGCGAACACCACCCACGTTCGGCCGGGTGCGCCACCGAGCCGGTGACCGCCGGCCAGGCACAGCTCCATCAATCCGGGGGGATCGAAACCCGGTCCGAGGCCGACGGAGGGCCCGGGTCGGCATGGAGAAAGGCGCACCTCAACATGGCCTCTGAGAAGGTCACCGAAGCCTCTGAGGAGGGCTACGAGCGCGGGCTCGGCAGCCGTCAGGTCCAGATGATCGCGATCGGCGGCGCCGTCGGCGTCGGCCTGTTCCTGGGCGCCGGGGCGAACATCGCCAAGGCGGGGCCCAGCCTCATCCTGATGTACGCCCTCGCGGGCGTGATCATCTTCTTCATCATGCGGGCCCTGGGCGAGCTGCTGCTGTACCGCCCGGTCTCCGGCTCCTTCGCCGAGTACTCCCGCGAGTTCCTCGGACCGTTCTTCGGCTACTTCACCGGCTGGACGTACTGGCTGATGTGGGTGGTGACCGGCATGGCCGAGCTGACGGCCGCCGCGATCTACGTCAACTACTGGTTCCCGTCCGTCCCGCAGTGGGTGACCGCGCTGGTCTTCCTGGTGGTCCTGTTCGTGGCCAACCTGATCTCGGTGAAGCTGTTCGGCGAGATCGAGTTCTGGTTCTCCATGGTCAAGGTCACCGCACTGGTCGGCATGATCGTGATCGGCCTCGGCGTGCTCACCTTCGGCTTCAGCGCCGCCGGCGACACGGCCTCCGTCTCGAACCTGTGGCAGTTCGACGGCTTCTTCCCCAAGGGCATCGGCTCCTCCCTGATGACCCTGCAGGGCGTGATGTTCGCCTACCTCGCCGTCGAACTGGTCGGCGTCACCGCGGGCGAGTCCGAGGACCCGGAGAAGACCCTCCCGAAGGCGATCAACACCCTGCCCTGGCGCATCGCCCTGTTCTACGTCGGTGCCCTCACGGTCATCCTGTGCGTGGTGAAGTGGACCCAGTTCGCGGAGGGCGTCAGTCCCTTCGTGAAGGCCTTCGCGGTCATCGGCATCCCGGCCGGCGCCGGCATCGTCAACTTCGTGGTGCTCACCGCGGCCCTGTCCTCCTGCAACTCCGGCATGTACTCCACCGGCCGCATGCTGCGCACCCTGGCCGACAACGGCGAGGCCCCGCGGGTCTTCGCCCGGCTGTCGTCGACCAGGACGCCGGCGTTCGGCATCACGGTCTCCGTCGCCTTCATGGGCATCGGCGTGGTGCTGAACTACGTCGTCCCGGAGAAGGCGTTCGGCTACGTCACCTCCGTCGCCACCGCGGCCGGCATCTGGACCTGGCTGATGATCCTGGTCAGCCACGTGCTGTACCGCCGCGCGGTCGACGCGGGCCGGCTGCCCGCCTCCTCCTTCCCGGCGCCGGGCGGCGCGGTGTGCTCCTACGTCGCCATCGCGTTCCTGCTCTTCGTCACCGGCCTGATCGCGTACGACGCCGACTCCCGCGTCTGCCTGTACGTGATGGCGGTCTGGGCGGTCGCGCTCGGGATCGGCTGGTTCGTGCTGAAGAGCCGCACGCCGGAGATCGCCGACCGCCGCGAGCCGTCCCTCGAAAAGGTCGGCTGAGCGGCCCAGGACCCTTCCCGGGACGTCCGGCCGCCGGGAGTTCTCGTGGCACCCCCGGCGGCCACCGCTCAGGACGTCCGCCGTGGGGCGGCCCCGCACCGGTCACCGGTGCGGGGCCACCCCACGGCGTCCCCGGACGCCCGGCCCGACGCGCCGGGCACGGCCCCTTTCCCCTCTGCTTATCCTGGCCGACATGCTGACCATCACCCAGGACCTGTACGACCGCATCGTCGCCCACGCCCGCCAGGACCACCCCGACGAGGCGTGCGGCGTGGTCGCCGGCCCGGTGGGCGCCGGCCGCCCCGAGCGCTTCATCCCGATGCTGAACGCGGCCCGCTCGCCCACGTTCTACGAGTTCGACTCGCAGGACCTGCTCAAGCTCTACCGCGAGATGGACGACCGCGACGAGGAGCCGGTGGTGATCTACCACTCCCACACGGCGACCGAGGCCTACCCCTCGCGCACCGACATCGGCTACGCCAACGAGCCCGGCGCCCACTACGTCCTCGTCTCCACCGCGGACGCCGACGGCCTCGGCGAGTTCCAGTTCCGCTCCTTCCGGATCCTCGACGGCGAGGTCACGGAGGAGGAGGTCAAGGTCGTCGACGCGTACTGATCCGGTGCCGATTCCGCGATCCGGACGGATTCCATCCAGGATGCGGGATCACACTCCGGAAGGCGGGCCGGGAATCGATACGATGAGCCCATGGTTCTGAACGACGTGAGCGAAAAGGCGCCGAGCACGCTGCTCGTGGCGCGGCTGCACGTCGACCTGTGCAGGCTGAACAGCGCCATCTGTTGACGTTCCCCACCGCCGTACGGCCGTGAGCCGCGGCGCGCCGCCGCGCGCCCACCGACCCACACACCTTCCGACAGGAGCCCGCAACCATGGCCATCGAGGTCCGCATCCCCACCATCCTCCGCACCTACACCGACGGCCAGAAGGCGGTGGAAGGCACCGGGGAGACCCTCGCCGAGCTGTTCGCCGACCTCGAGGCCCGGCACGCCGGCATCCAGGCCCGCATCGTGGACGGGGACCAGCTCCGCCGCTTCGTCAACGTCTACCTGAACGACGAGGACGTGCGCTTCCTGGACGGCATCAACACCAAGCTGTCCGACGGCGACAACGTCACGATCCTGCCGGCCGTCGCCGGCGGCATGGCCTGACCGGGCCGCTGAGCAGCGATGCGCTACGACTCCCCGTTGGCCGCGGTGGGCAACACCCCCCTGGTACGCCTGCCGCGGCTGTCGCCGTCCGCCGAGGTCCGCATCTGGGCCAAGCTGGAGGACCGCAACCCGACCGGCTCCGTCAAGGACCGCCCGGCCCTGCACATGATCGAGCAGGCGGAGAAGGACGGCCGGCTCACCCCGGGCTGCACGATCCTCGAACCCACCTCCGGCAACACCGGCATCTCCCTGGCCATGGCGGCCAGGCTCAAGGGCTACCGCATGGTGTGCGTGATGCCCGAGAACACCTCGCAGGAGCGCCGGGACCTGCTCGGCATGTGGGGCGCGGAGATCGTCTCCTCGCCGGCCGCGGGCGGCTCCAACACCGCCGTGCGCGTGGCCAAGGAGCTGTCCGCCGAGCACCCCGACTGGGTGATGCTCTACCAGTACGGCAACCCGGACAACGCGGGCGCCCACTACGCCACCACCGGCCCGGAGATCCTCGCCGACCTGCCCTCGGTCACGCACTTCGTCGCCGGCCTCGGCACCACGGGCACGCTGATGGGCGTCGGCCGCTACCTGCGCGAGCACAAGCCGGACGTGCGGATCGTCGCCGCCGAACCGCGCTACGACGACCTGGTCTACGGGCTGCGCAACCTCGACGAGGGCTTCGTGCCGGAGCTGTACGACGCCTCTGTGCTCACCACCCGCTTCTCGGTCGGCTCGGCCGACGCGGTCACCCGCACCCGCGAACTCCTCCAGCAGGAGGGCATCTTCGCGGGCGTCTCCACCGGCGCCGCCCTGCACGCGGCGATCGGCGTGGGCAACAAGGCGGTGCGGGCGGGCGAGAGCGCCGACATCGTCTTCGTCGTGGCCGACGGCGGCTGGAAGTACCTCTCCACCGGCGTCTACACGGCGGCCACCACCGAAGAGGCCATCGAGACCCTGCACGGCCAGCTCTGGGCCTGATCCGCCCCCACCACCGGCCAACTGCGTCCCAGCCCCCTCCCACGAGGGGGTTAAGCCATTGCTACGGAGCAGCAAAGAATTCCCAGCGGTACTGCCGGTGATCGCCCGGCGGGGGCTACGGTCCTCCCGCACCCTGTCATGTCACGCTCATTCGGCGGCGGGGTGCCTGTGAGTGTCATGCTCATGACTGCGCGATCCGCCGCCGCTACGCGCGTCACGGGCCTGCCCACCCAGAGCGAGAAACCCCACTTCCCGATGGAGGCAGCACCCCATGCGTGAGTCCCGCCCGGGCGGGCGGAAGCGGAGTCTGCGAAGACTCCTGTCCGCCGCCCTGCCCACCCTCGCCCTCACCGTCGCCGGACTGGCCGCGGCACCGACGGCCGGGGCCCAGGCCGCCGCGCCCGCGCATCCCGCCACCCGGGCCGCGCAGAACGCCCAGGCCCTGACCGACCCCGGCCGGCAGACCTTCCACGCCACCGGCCGGGCCGGCCAGAAGGTGCCCACCCGGCACCTGTGCGCCACCGCCCGCCCCGGCCGGGCGTCCTGCTTCGCCCAGCGCCGCACCGACATCAAGCAGCGCCTGGCCGCCGCCGTCGCCGCCGCGCCCTCCGGCCTGTCCCCGGCCAACCTGCACAGCGCCTACAACCTGCCCTCCACCGGCGGCTCCGGCCTGACGGTCGCCGTGGTCGACGCCTACAACGACCCCAACGCCGAGTCGGACCTGGCCACTTACCGCTCCACCTACGGCCTGTCCACCTGCACCAAGGCCAACGGCTGCTTCAAGCAGGTCAGCCAGACCGGCTCGACCACCTCGCTGCCCTCCAACGACACCGGCTGGGCCGGCGAGGAGGCGCTCGACCTCGACATGGTCAGCGCGGTCTGCCCCAACTGCAACATCGTCCTGGTCGAGGCCAGCTCCGCCAACGACACCGACCTCGGCATCGCCGAGAACGAGGCCGTCGCGCTCGGCGCCAAGTTCGTCTCCAACAGCTGGGGCGGCGACGAGGCGTCCGGCCAGACCACCGAGGACACCCAGTACTTCAAGCACCCGGGCGTCGCCATCACCGTCTCCGCGGGCGACTCCGGCTACGGCGCCGAGTACCCGGCGACCTCCCAGTACGTCACCGCCGTCGGCGGCACGGCGCTGAGCGCGTCCTCCAGCTCCCGCGGCTGGACCGAGTCGGTGTGGAACACCAGCTCCTCCGAGGGCACCGGCTCCGGCTGCTCCGCCTACGACCCCAAGCCGAGCTGGCAGACCGACACCGGCTGCGCCAAGCGCATGGAGGCCGACGTCTCCGCGGTCGCCGACCCGGCCACCGGCGTGGCGGTCTACGACACCTACGGCGGCTCCGGCTGGGCGGTCTACGGCGGCACCAGCGCCTCCGCCCCGATCATCGCCGGCGTGTACGCCCTCGCGGGCACCCCGGGCTCCACCGACTACCCGGCGAAGTACCCGTACACCCACACCGGCAACCTGTACGACGTGACCAGCGGCAGCAACGGCTCCTGCTCCACCGCGTACTTCTGCCGGGCGGCCGCCGGCTACGACGGCCCGACCGGCTGGGGCACCCCGAACGGCACCACCGCCTTCACCGCCGGCACCGGCACCGGCAACACGGTGACCGTCACCAACCCCGGCAGTCAGTCCACCGCCACCGGCAGCGCGGTCAGCCTGCAGATCAGGGCCACCGACAGCGCGGGCGCGGCCCTGACCTACGGCGCCTCCGGCCTGCCGGCCGGCCTGTCCGTCAACGCCTCCACCGGCCTGATCTCCGGCACCGCGTCCACCGCGGGCACCTACCAGGTCACGGTCACCGCGAAGGACTCCACCGGCGCCACCGGCTCCACCTCCTTCACCTGGACCGTCGGTTCCTCCGGCGGCACCTGCGCCCCGGCGCAGCTGCTCGGCAACCCGGGCTTCGAGTCGGGCAGCACCACCTGGACCGCCTCCAGCGGGGTCATCACCAACGACACCGGTGAGGCGGCGCACAGCGGCTCGTACAAGGCGTGGCTCGACGGGTACGGCTCCGCGCACACCGACTCGCTGTCCCAGTCGGTGGCCGTCCCGGCCGGCTGCCGGGCCAGCCTGACCTTCTACCTGCACATCGACACCGCGGAGACCGGCAGCACCGCCTACGACAAGCTGACGGTCACCGCCGGGTCGACCACCCTGGCGACCTACTCCAACACCAACGCCGCCTCCGGGTACGCGCAGAAGACCTTCGACCTGTCCTCCTTCGCGGGCAGTACGGTCACCCTGAAGTTCAGCGGGGTGGAGGACTCCTCCCAGCAGACCAGCTTCGTCGTCGACGACACCGCCCTGACGACCGGCTGACCCGCACGGCACCGGGTCCCGCACACGGCAGCCGCCCGGGTGCGGGACCCGCGCGTCGCAGGGGACCGCCCGGGTGGGGGCCGCGGGCGTGCGGAACCCGTCCGGGTACGGGATCCCCGCCGGGCGGGGGATCCGTTCGCGCCGGTGGTACGTCACATCCGCACCGGGCGGCCGACCGGCCGGCCACGGCAGAAAGGCGGTCACCCATGCGCCGTACGACGCTCAGCGCCCTCGCGGTGGTGGCGCTGTTCCTCACGGGCTGCGGCTCCCGGGGCGGGGACGGGGACACCGGCGCCGCCGGCACGGTGTCCCCGTCCCCGTCCCCCACCCGGTCCGGCACCGGCGCGCCCGGCACCGGATGCACCGCGCAGGCCGCGCTGCGGGCCGCCGACGACGGCCGCACCGTCTGCGTGGGCCGGGGCGGCGAGGTCCGGCTCACCCTGGACGGCACCCGGGAGCGCCCCTGGAAGCCGGTCGCGGCGAGCGGCGGCGCCCTGGAGGCGGTCAACGCGGGCCTCGTCCTGCGGCCGGGCGACGCCACGGCCGCCTACCGGGCGGTGGCCGCCGGAACGGTACGCCTCACCTCGTCCCGCCCCCTGTGCGCCGAGCCCACCGCCCCCGGCCAGGTCGCCTGCAAGGGGATCCAGGAGTGGACGGTCACCGTGCGGGTGGACCGCTAGGACCTCTCCTTC
This is a stretch of genomic DNA from Streptomyces sp. TG1A-8. It encodes these proteins:
- a CDS encoding immune inhibitor A domain-containing protein, with product MTSRPWTFRAAAIGVALAAASAGFTTFAVAEASTAAPSTAVNRHDPAPVKQQGHDLDGPLSKTQDAQRQEALNQLISGKVKAEDRNGSKVVQLKSRKGDSKYVELSREKTDRIFTILVEFGSQTDPEFGGTAGPAHNQIAQPDREQDNSTAWQEDYDQQHYQDLYFGTGKDTESLKKYYEKQSSGRYSVDGEVTDWVKVPYNEARYGNNACGSTNCPSVWNVVSDGLNAWVAEQKAAGKSDADIKADLAQYDQWDRYDFDGDGDFNEPDGYVDHFQIVHAGEDESAGGGGQGTDAIWAHRWYAFGTDAGATGPDRNKLGGAQVGDTGVWVGDYTIQPENGGLGVFAHEYGHDLGLPDEYDTNGGDNSTGFWTLMSSGSWLGTGKEAIGDLPGDLNAWDKLQLGWLNYDTAKAGVSSWHKLGVAEYNTKHRQAVVVSLPDKAVKTEIVTPAEGSAQWWSGSGDNLKNTLTRPVDLTGTSSAALSLDGWYDIESGYDYLYTEVSTDGGANWTALDGTVDGQAIPRDGSGKPALTGTVDGYTKLSYSLDAYAGQKVQLRFRYQTDGGVALKGFAADEITVTADGAPVFSDNAEAADAAWTAAGFSRIGASFTKDYAQYYLAENRQYVSYDKTLKTGPYNFGFASRPDWVEHYAYQNGLLIWKWDTSQADNNTNAGDHPGTGQILPVDAHWKALKWSDGTLMRNRMQAFDSTFSLDATDAITLHKADKATQIGSQKGVPVFNDHTSTYYDPQNPTGGVKVIDTNTKIRITDQAKDGSILELEVGPAVK
- a CDS encoding nicotinamidase, producing MRRALIVVDVQNDFCEGGSLAVSGGADVAAAITELIGQAAGTGYRHVVATRDHHVAPGDHFADDPDYVRTWPAHCVAGTEGVGFHPNFAPAVASGAVDAVFDKGAYAAAYSGFEGTDENGVRLADWLRARRMDEVDVVGIATDHCVRATALDAAREGFRTRVLLDLTAGVAPRTTERALEELRGAGVGLTGEPVVGD
- a CDS encoding nicotinate phosphoribosyltransferase: MNTADLGLPVDVPSTALFTDQYELTMLQAALKAGTAERRSVFEVFTRRLPEGRRYGVVAGTGRVLDAVVNFRFDDGVLGFLRERAIVDEETLAWLAGYRFGGDIWGYPEGEVYFPGSPVMRVEGSFAECVLLETVILSILNHDSAIAAAASRMAAAAGGRPLIEMGARRTHELAAVAAARAAYVGGFATTSDLAAGFRYGIPTVGTSAHAFTLLHDRERDAFRAQVDSLGRGTTLLVDTYDVTEAVRTAVEVAGPELGAVRIDSGDLLLVAHRVRQQLDELGATDTKIVVTSDLDEYAIASLAAAPVDAYGVGTQLVTGSGHPTASMVYKLVARAETADPGAPLVPVAKKSSGGKTSVGGRKWAARRLDGDGVAEAEVVGTGAVPTALADRQLLVELVKGGEVVFREPLDVARERHMAARGGLPLSATQLSRGEPVLPTEYVHEGSGN
- the clpS gene encoding ATP-dependent Clp protease adapter ClpS; amino-acid sequence: MGPVTSPAPVETERTESAEEVFAVPEPDVPWVTIVHNDPVNLMSYVTYVFQTYFGYSKDKATKLMLDVHHKGRAVVSSGSREEMERDVQAMHGYGLWATLQQDRK
- a CDS encoding DUF2017 domain-containing protein; amino-acid sequence: MPGTFEPLPGGGAAVALDAVEISIVRSLAVQLLEMIGPGPAGDASDDPLAELFADGPSEPPADPVLRRLFPDAYGDPEEAPASPEEAERRRARSAEFRRYTENDLRAGKRDNALAVIRDLDVLAASAAGGGGAVLRLSPEQSRQWLGVLNDLRLAIGARLEITDEDDTDLLYGLPDEDPRKPIVVAYLWLGGLQETLVTTLMP
- a CDS encoding amino acid permease produces the protein MASEKVTEASEEGYERGLGSRQVQMIAIGGAVGVGLFLGAGANIAKAGPSLILMYALAGVIIFFIMRALGELLLYRPVSGSFAEYSREFLGPFFGYFTGWTYWLMWVVTGMAELTAAAIYVNYWFPSVPQWVTALVFLVVLFVANLISVKLFGEIEFWFSMVKVTALVGMIVIGLGVLTFGFSAAGDTASVSNLWQFDGFFPKGIGSSLMTLQGVMFAYLAVELVGVTAGESEDPEKTLPKAINTLPWRIALFYVGALTVILCVVKWTQFAEGVSPFVKAFAVIGIPAGAGIVNFVVLTAALSSCNSGMYSTGRMLRTLADNGEAPRVFARLSSTRTPAFGITVSVAFMGIGVVLNYVVPEKAFGYVTSVATAAGIWTWLMILVSHVLYRRAVDAGRLPASSFPAPGGAVCSYVAIAFLLFVTGLIAYDADSRVCLYVMAVWAVALGIGWFVLKSRTPEIADRREPSLEKVG
- a CDS encoding M67 family metallopeptidase gives rise to the protein MLTITQDLYDRIVAHARQDHPDEACGVVAGPVGAGRPERFIPMLNAARSPTFYEFDSQDLLKLYREMDDRDEEPVVIYHSHTATEAYPSRTDIGYANEPGAHYVLVSTADADGLGEFQFRSFRILDGEVTEEEVKVVDAY
- a CDS encoding putative leader peptide, producing MVLNDVSEKAPSTLLVARLHVDLCRLNSAIC
- a CDS encoding MoaD/ThiS family protein → MAIEVRIPTILRTYTDGQKAVEGTGETLAELFADLEARHAGIQARIVDGDQLRRFVNVYLNDEDVRFLDGINTKLSDGDNVTILPAVAGGMA
- a CDS encoding PLP-dependent cysteine synthase family protein — its product is MRYDSPLAAVGNTPLVRLPRLSPSAEVRIWAKLEDRNPTGSVKDRPALHMIEQAEKDGRLTPGCTILEPTSGNTGISLAMAARLKGYRMVCVMPENTSQERRDLLGMWGAEIVSSPAAGGSNTAVRVAKELSAEHPDWVMLYQYGNPDNAGAHYATTGPEILADLPSVTHFVAGLGTTGTLMGVGRYLREHKPDVRIVAAEPRYDDLVYGLRNLDEGFVPELYDASVLTTRFSVGSADAVTRTRELLQQEGIFAGVSTGAALHAAIGVGNKAVRAGESADIVFVVADGGWKYLSTGVYTAATTEEAIETLHGQLWA